One Companilactobacillus heilongjiangensis genomic window, CATTCGCTACGAAATATATCGGTGGCAGTTCAGTCGCTGACTTGCTTGTTTCCGGTCGTTTGGCTGGTACTAATGCTGCTAAAGCTAAAGACCAAGCTCCTGAAATTGATATCATTACTTCAGCTTCCAAAGCAGGTGAAGATTTAAGATCAGATGCCAAGCAAAGTTCCGCAGACTTTGAAGCGGGCGACAACCAATATATCGGTATCGCTGAGCAAGGTATGGGCGACTTGCCAATTGCTGTTCGAGTAACGGTTGACGGGGATAAGATGACCGATATCGAAACACTTCAACAAGCTGAAACGCCAGATATCGGCGGTAAAGCAATTCCCGTTTTACGTGATGAAATGTTGAAACAAAATACTTATGATGTCGATGTCGTTTCTGGAGCATCTGCTACAAGTAAAGGTTTCAAAAATGCTGTTAAAAAAGCTTTAGATCAAAAAAATAAATAGGGGGTAGAGGTTCATGTTAGCTAAAGTAAACTATAAAGGATTTATTTTGCCACTAGTGCTTGGCATTCTCATTTGGCTCTGCACTCCAATTAGACCAGGTGCCATCAGTGTTGAAGCGTGGTATCTGTTCGCAATCTTCGTTGCAACAATTGTGGCTTGTATCACCAAACCATTGCCAATGACAGCGACAACTTTAATTGCCGTGACAATTGGACTGGTTTTCAAGATTTTTCAAACGAAAGAAGTTACAGCAGCTTTTGGTAATACGACTGCTTGGCTAGTTGCCATGTGTTTATTCATGTCAGCTGGCTTCATCAATTCTGGATTAGGTAAGCGAATTGCTTATATTTTCGTCAAAGCTTTCGGTAAGAAAACTTTGGGCTTGGCATACTCATTGTCAGTTGTTGAAACACTGATGGCGATTGCTATTCCTAGTAATATTGCTCGTGTAAACGGAATTATGTATCCAATTATCAACTCACTTTCCAACGAAATGGGTTCAGATCCTAAAAAGGGTACCGAAAGAAAGCTCGGTTCATATTTAGTTTTCAACGAATACCAAGTTAATATCGTTACATCAACTATGTTTTTGACAGGATTGGCCGGAAACATGGTGGCGTTGGGAATTGCGAACGCTCAAGGTATTACAATTTCATGGTTGCAATGGTTCATGGCAGCTATCGTACCAGGTTTGATCTCATTGATATTAGTGCCATTTTTATTATTCAAATTATATCCACCCGAGGTCAAAGAAACACCACATGCCAACGGTTGGGCAACCAAGAAACTTGATGAAATGGGCAAAATGTCCGTCTCTGAAAAAATCATGTCTGGTGTCTTCGTAATCGCATTATTGTTGTGGTTGGTTGGAGCAAAATTTGGCATCGATGCGACAATGGTTGGATTTATTGCCGTTTCAATCCTATTGGTCACCGGAGTTATCAGCGTCAAAGATATGATGGCTCAAAAAGGTGCTTGGAATTTACTAATCTGGCTATCAATTATCATGTTGATGTCAGCTAAATTAACGACTTTAGGATTCTTCCCATGGTTTTCAAAGACACTCGGATCAATGCTACACGGCGTTAACTGGGTTTGGGTATTAGTAATCCTATTCTTGGCTTACTTCTATCTACACTATATTTTCCCAAGTATCACAACTCAAATTTCAGCACTCTTGGCCGGATTCCTATCAATCGCCTTGGGCGCCGGAGTACCAAAGTTAATGGCAGGTTTGATGTTAGGATTTGCCGGCTCAATTTTCTGTTCAACAACACCATATTCAGCCGGACCAGCAGCGATGCTTTCGACGACAGGTTATGTTAAGTCAAAAGATTGGTGGAGATTAAGTGCCATCTTTGGTGTTATTTATAATATTATCTGGCTAGGCGGCGGTCTTTTGTGGACTAAAGTTATCGGCTATTGGTAGGTTGACGTCTCCAGAGCTGAGAGTATTAACCTGCTATGCGGACCGGCCTGAGCCAAGAAGCGGTCTCAGGCCTCGGTTTGAATCCTTGCACAAACCGCAAGTATCCAAACACGCCCGGTGGTGTAATGGCTAAAGCCATAACGCCACACCCACAGCTGGTTAATACTCTCAGCTCTTCCGACTAGTTATTATGAGTAAACAAAAAAATTCACTTTCCATATAGGGAAGTGAATTTTTTGGCACTAAGATACTTTTTTTAATTCTCTAAATTCCAGACAGCAATCTTCTGGATTAATTCCGCCGGAATAGCCGCCTCATCCTTAGGAAACTTCAAAGTAGTTTTCCCACTCAAATAAGGGGCAATTTCCTCTTTGAAATGTTCAATCGGTTTATCAGTGGGGTAAAAGCCAATATGTTGCTTATTAATTCCAAAGAAGCATATTTGTTTAGGCTGATAAAAACCAACTAATCCGTAAGACAAACGAACCTCAGCATCAGGTAAAACCTCAGAAATTATTTGATACATTTTTCTAGTTAAAGCTTGATCCTTGGGGTCATCGTGCGTTTGAAGATATTCATCCATAAATTTGTCCTCAACTTTTTAATAATATTATTTAACTCTAAAGAATTGAACCAGACCATATAATCCGTAACCACCAGCGGCGGCTTGCAGAATGGTCATCATAAAACCAACTTTTTTAAGCGAGATATTAGAATCAAAGTGAATTTCGAATTGTACAAAGGCAATAATTGCCACAGAGAAGATCATAATCAAAATGAACTTCATTCTTTTCTTTAAGTATTCCATGTAGGCTCTCTTTCATAGTCATGCAGGATTTTAAAAACTGGTAATTGTTTGATGTGGCCGTCTCCAGAGCTGAGAAATGTTAAATGGTTGTTCGTAACAGTCTGAGCCAAATAGTAGTCTCAAAACTCATCCGGTGATATTGGATTGATTGCTTTTTATAGGAATTTAAATTTTATTTATTATTAGAAGCAAGCGTTACACATGAAACACCCAATAAGTCGGAAGGAATGAGAATATTTACCCGCTGTGGGTGTGGCGTTATGGCTTTAGCCATTACACCACCGGGCGAGTTTGGAGACTTGCCGTACTTTGGCAAGGCTTCAAACCGAGATTCGAGACCTTGGCTCGAATCGGTCCGCATAGCGGGTAAAATATTCTCATTCCTGGAGACGGCCCACCAACCAATTAGTAATCTACTTACATCTTATTGTATAATACTAACTAGTTGTAGACTTGTAAATATATGTTCGCTTGTGAGGTTTATTTAAATGAAAATCTTAGTTGTCGATGATGATAAAGAAATTGTAGAATTACTCAGTATTTATATAAAGAACGAGGGTTACGATCCGGTTTCGGCTAACTCTGGTCAAGAGGCACTAGACCAATTGTCTGCTCATAGCGATATAGCGCTGATGGTTTTGGACATTATGATGCCTGGTATCGATGGTATTGAAGTTGTAAAACGTGTTCGCAAGAACTCACAAATACCAATTATTATTGTATCGGCTAAAACTACCGATATGGATAAGATTCAAGGTCTGATTACTGGTGCTGACGATTACGTTACCAAGCCATTTAATCCATTGGAAATTATGGCTCGTATTCGATCATTGCTACGTCGTAGTACCCAACAAACTTCAAAGAATGTTCCTGATAAACTTGAAGTTGGCCCAATTACGATTTACAAAGATTCTCATGAAGTTGTGACTGATTCTGGACAAAAGGTTCAGCTCACAGCCTTAGAGTTTGGCGTGCTCTATTTACTTGCTAGTCATCCAAATCGTGTCTTTTCAGCAGATGAAATCTTTGAACGTGTTTGGAAACAAGAGAGTGTTGTCTCGGCCAAGACAGTTATGGTACACGTTAGCCATTTAAGAGACAAACTAGAAGAAGCTACCAACGGTGAAAAAGTTATCGAAACCGTTTGGGGTGTAGGCTACAAAGTGGAGGTTTGATTTTGAACAAACGAATCAAACTGAATGTAGGAGAAAAAGGTGTCCTCCTTGTTGAAGGAATAGGCACCTTTCTTTTATTTCAGATAATAAACGTAATTTTAATTAGTAACATTGGTAAGGCTAAATTGATGACGAACTTGCTAACAAATTGGCAAAGTTTAATAGCCGATAAGTTGTGGGTCGTCGTCGTTGTTTTGGCATTGGAAATTTTTCTGACTTATTTAATTGTAATTAGTGTTTATCACCGGATGGAATTGGACCAAATCAAACGAATTTTGCAAAAGACTGCCGATGATAATTTAACCAAGCCAGTCGATATTAAGGTCAACCAGAGTCTCCAAAGTATTGTTGATAGTTTTAACCTGTTAATTTCCAATATGAACCGTCGAGCTGAAGAGCAGCGGCAATCTGAGGAGAGTAAGGATGAACTGATCAGCAATGTCAGTCACGATATTAGAACGCCTTTGACGTCCGTGATTGGCTATTTAGGATTGATTGAAAGTAAAAATTATAACGATTTGGGTCAGATTTTAAAATACACCCATATCGCTTATAAAAAATCGCAAGAAATGCAAAATTTGGTCAACTCACTTTTCGAGTATGCCAATGTTCAGCATGCAACAAGTCGTTTGAATATGACCAAGTTCGATATGGCCCAAATGTTGGATCAATTGTCAGCTGACTTTGAGTTAGAAGCCAATAAACGCGGGATGGAAATTATGGTTAATTCCACTCCAGACAAGATTCTCATGAAGGGCGATACGGAAAAACTCGGTCGTGTCTTTAATAATTTGATCATGAACGCCTTGAAATATGGTAAAGGTGCCACTCATATCTGGTTAACGGCTGAAAAGAAAGATAAAGAAGTCGTGGTGACAGTTGCCAATAATGGTCAACCGATACCTGAGGATTCTTTAAAACATGTCTTTGACCGTTTCTATCGGGTTGAGGATTCTCGTTCTAAAAAGACCGGTGGAACTGGTTTAGGTTTGGCGATTGCCCAGAGTATGGTGCAATTGCATGGTGGAACGATTGCTGTAACATCTGATGATGAGAAAACATCATTTATTAGCCATTTTCCAATTTCTTAATTTCAAGATTGATTTGTGAGGTTTAATATGAGGAAGTTTTTTAAGAAATTAACATTGGTAATGTCGATCATCATTTTGACGTTACCAGTTTTTGCATCAACTGTTCACGCTGAGGATACCGCTACACCACAGTTAGAAATGAATGCTACAGCTGGGATGATTTTTGACGAGCATACCGGACAAGTAGTTTACAAAAAAGACGCGGATGAGAAAGTTGCCATCGGTTCGATTACCAAAATTGTCACCTTATATTTAGTCACAAAGGCTATCAAAGAGGGCAAATTTACCGAAAAAGATATGTTGCGACCAACGCAAGCTCAAGCGGATATGACCCAGAAAAATGAGTTAACCAATGTTCGTTTGGATGCAGATAAAACTTACAGTGTCAAAGATTTATATGAGGCTGCATGGATAGTTTCTTCCAATTCAGCTGCCATGATGTTGGCTGATAAAGTTGCCGGCAGTCAAGGTGAATTCGTCAAATTGATGCGTAAGACGGTCAAAGACTGGGGCATTAAAGGTGCCGAACTCTATAATGTGTCCGGATTGAATAATTCAGATTTACAACCTGATATGTATTTAGGAACCGACCAAGATGAAAACAAACTATCAGCTAATGACATCGGTGTTATCGTCAAACACGTGCTAGATGAATATCCTGAAATTTTACAAACAACATCTAAAGCAAAATTAGATTTCCCAGTAGGCAATGAAACAAAGACATATGATTCTTTGAATTTATTGTTAAAAGGACATCGTGATTACCAAGAAGGCTATGAATTTGACGGCCTAAAAACCGGAACAACCGATGCGGCTGGCGAATCATTCGTAGGAACCTTGCCAATCCAAGATACCAGAATGGTAACAATTGTTTTGAACGCTCAAGGTGAAAAAGAAGACCGCGACAAACGTTTCCGTAGCACCCAAAAGTTAGTCCATTTCTTAGCCGATAATTATGAACGCAAAGAAGTAATTAAAAAAAATCAGACCATAACTATTAATAATAAAAAATATAAAACATATGAACCTGTTTATACTTGGCTCCTAAAAAATAATAATGTTGAAAATTTACGTTATAATGTAAGCAGAAACGATTTAGGATTTACCGCGATTCACAATAAGAAAACAGTGAAGTTGATTGCAACCAACACAGACGGTGGCTATCTACCT contains:
- a CDS encoding DASS family sodium-coupled anion symporter, whose translation is MLAKVNYKGFILPLVLGILIWLCTPIRPGAISVEAWYLFAIFVATIVACITKPLPMTATTLIAVTIGLVFKIFQTKEVTAAFGNTTAWLVAMCLFMSAGFINSGLGKRIAYIFVKAFGKKTLGLAYSLSVVETLMAIAIPSNIARVNGIMYPIINSLSNEMGSDPKKGTERKLGSYLVFNEYQVNIVTSTMFLTGLAGNMVALGIANAQGITISWLQWFMAAIVPGLISLILVPFLLFKLYPPEVKETPHANGWATKKLDEMGKMSVSEKIMSGVFVIALLLWLVGAKFGIDATMVGFIAVSILLVTGVISVKDMMAQKGAWNLLIWLSIIMLMSAKLTTLGFFPWFSKTLGSMLHGVNWVWVLVILFLAYFYLHYIFPSITTQISALLAGFLSIALGAGVPKLMAGLMLGFAGSIFCSTTPYSAGPAAMLSTTGYVKSKDWWRLSAIFGVIYNIIWLGGGLLWTKVIGYW
- a CDS encoding iron chaperone; the encoded protein is MDEYLQTHDDPKDQALTRKMYQIISEVLPDAEVRLSYGLVGFYQPKQICFFGINKQHIGFYPTDKPIEHFKEEIAPYLSGKTTLKFPKDEAAIPAELIQKIAVWNLEN
- a CDS encoding response regulator transcription factor — translated: MKILVVDDDKEIVELLSIYIKNEGYDPVSANSGQEALDQLSAHSDIALMVLDIMMPGIDGIEVVKRVRKNSQIPIIIVSAKTTDMDKIQGLITGADDYVTKPFNPLEIMARIRSLLRRSTQQTSKNVPDKLEVGPITIYKDSHEVVTDSGQKVQLTALEFGVLYLLASHPNRVFSADEIFERVWKQESVVSAKTVMVHVSHLRDKLEEATNGEKVIETVWGVGYKVEV
- a CDS encoding sensor histidine kinase, with protein sequence MNKRIKLNVGEKGVLLVEGIGTFLLFQIINVILISNIGKAKLMTNLLTNWQSLIADKLWVVVVVLALEIFLTYLIVISVYHRMELDQIKRILQKTADDNLTKPVDIKVNQSLQSIVDSFNLLISNMNRRAEEQRQSEESKDELISNVSHDIRTPLTSVIGYLGLIESKNYNDLGQILKYTHIAYKKSQEMQNLVNSLFEYANVQHATSRLNMTKFDMAQMLDQLSADFELEANKRGMEIMVNSTPDKILMKGDTEKLGRVFNNLIMNALKYGKGATHIWLTAEKKDKEVVVTVANNGQPIPEDSLKHVFDRFYRVEDSRSKKTGGTGLGLAIAQSMVQLHGGTIAVTSDDEKTSFISHFPIS
- a CDS encoding D-alanyl-D-alanine carboxypeptidase family protein, with amino-acid sequence MRKFFKKLTLVMSIIILTLPVFASTVHAEDTATPQLEMNATAGMIFDEHTGQVVYKKDADEKVAIGSITKIVTLYLVTKAIKEGKFTEKDMLRPTQAQADMTQKNELTNVRLDADKTYSVKDLYEAAWIVSSNSAAMMLADKVAGSQGEFVKLMRKTVKDWGIKGAELYNVSGLNNSDLQPDMYLGTDQDENKLSANDIGVIVKHVLDEYPEILQTTSKAKLDFPVGNETKTYDSLNLLLKGHRDYQEGYEFDGLKTGTTDAAGESFVGTLPIQDTRMVTIVLNAQGEKEDRDKRFRSTQKLVHFLADNYERKEVIKKNQTITINNKKYKTYEPVYTWLLKNNNVENLRYNVSRNDLGFTAIHNKKTVKLIATNTDGGYLPYKQTIVKKAIHKETNHKSWWDQIIEFFQHLF